Within the Amaranthus tricolor cultivar Red isolate AtriRed21 chromosome 15, ASM2621246v1, whole genome shotgun sequence genome, the region TGAAGAAGTATTTCGACAAAGATTCATTTTAAGCACAATGAAATCTTAATTTTATAGtagatgaagaattgaaaaaaagtaGGGCTTGAATTTGGGGGGAAAAATGTAGTTTGGATGAAAAAAGgtacagttagggtttaggatttggGAGAAAATGTTGAAAGCTAATGAAATTTGTAATAAAATAGTCGAATAAAAAGGGCTATAACAACCTTCAAGCTTCAACTTTAACATTTGTTAATGGTTTtggtgcaaaaaggtcacggtggaacaTTTTGACAAACCTCAGAGTTACtgtatgaatttttaaaaaaatttggttaCTACATGAAATATCTAAGACCATCGAATGCCAACGTGAAATTTCCCAAGGAAGAAAGTAAAACTTTTATCCTAACTTTTCTCCTATGTAATTCATATATTTGAAGAGGAGTGAtatacaaacaaacaaacaccaATTTAAAATTggctaaaaaataaaagtaaaatgtaTATTTCTGATTTTTATCTCTATAGTTAGAATATAAGAGTAGTGACACACTAACACAAAAAACTAGAacaagattaaaaatttaacaCAAATATTTCTCCTATATACACATAAAATACAATTATAAGCAAATATAATCTACATTATGATCACTAAATATATTACTTTAACTTGATCTATTCAcatagatttttctttttatatttatgtgaaataaTATGATCATCGATTAATAATCCCAAAATGAATCATGACTAATAATTTCCTGATTCAAAAAGCCAGAAGATTCATCAACCATACCCTCAAATCCAGAGTTATTGATCATCTTCCCTTCAAGAAGAAGCTTCAACATGGATTGATCTTGTGTTAGAAATGAATCAGTAAACTGAGAACAATCACACCCAAATAATAGAGGAGAAAAAGGTGTAGTGGGGACACCACTAGAAATGTTGTTAACCATGCCATTAACATGactttcttgttcttgtttggCTGGTTTTCTAACCTTATTATCATCCAACAAGCACGTGCTGGAGATGCAGTTCACGTGAGACGAGGTCGCGGTGGCGGCTATGGTGGTCTCACTTGTATTGCTGTAAGGAGAAGAATCCATTAATGGAGGCAAGAAAGTTGGTTGTAGTTCATCTAGGCTTACTGTTTGTGATGCTGTATTTAGTGTTTCTGCAGCTGAATTCTTGTTGAATACGCGTGAAATTACCCAATCATTCTGTTATTTTTTGTGCAAGcaacattataataatgttaGATTGTTGTGTTAATATGGAAAGAAAGCATTTAAGTATTCGTGTTAAATACTTGACAGTCGACGTGACTTCTTGTTTTAGAATACTCCAAAAAATTGTAACTAAATCATGATAAACCTCTTAGACAAACATATGAACATGATAGTGTACAACTacatataacatatttttaGGCTTCAATTATTAACTAAAAGTTATTAGAAGTATTAGCATGCCATCAAATATGAGTATCAATGCTACATTCACTTAAGAGTTGTCGATAAAAACTGATTAAACATAACCGAGTATGACTCGACTCAAACCGAAATAAATcgtttataaaattaaattagattgATATGATATTCAAGTATCCATAAAAACTGACATTAATTCAACCTGACATATTATTCTTGAATTTAGACCTAACACTCGCGTGTATACCTCTAAATCTACTCTTCTGGCCAAAAATAACTCTAGTATGAAAGGGTgtaatagaatatataacatatcctagaaAATTTACTATCAAACTtcagcttttgattgagttcgTTTAACTGAATACACACAATGTCAAAAGTCTAAACTTTGGAAAACATAAGTAGAAGAATGAAGACAGAGAGAATCAAAAACAGAGAAATTGATGGATTTTAGGAGTACCTTAGAGTCtttatacttagaatatttGCCTTCTAATCTATATTCATGCATAACCCAGTTGGTCTTTTCACCCTTAGGAGCTCGTCCTGTATAAAAAACCAGGGTTTTTTTCATCCCAATAAGGTTTTTTTCCCTATATATCTCCTTATCTTTCCCAGTTGCCTTCCAATAACCTGCCTCGGTTGCCCGGTTTGTTCTTAGCCCAGTTGGATACTTTCTATCtctaacaacaaaaaaataccATTCTTTTTCCCCCATTTTTGCTTGCTCTGCATCAAGTTATAAACAAAAGCGTTATTATTGCTCAATTCATCACTTTACATATCTTGGtttacaaatataaaaataagttcTTGAGGACTTCAATattagttttgattttgattaattacttgttttatagcttaaaatttaaaaaatatgaataaaatttatagaaaatatatgGAAGATTGGATAATCAATTCATTCAAAAGCTTGAGCTAATAGTTGAGatttcaaaatatgttatatattctaacacactCCCAATGTAGATGCAACATAGACCTTCTTATAATaagcgctaaatattccactttaaatgagaggtGCGGTGGTGAATATTTGAATCTGTAACCTCTTATCACATTAGCTTCTGATTCCATGTCActgaaccaactcaactaaaaaacttaagctgatggtaTTAGAGCATTAACATATCAATGGGGCtgcaaccatcagtttaaacttttgattgagttggttccttaatatGGTATTAAAGCCAACTTGATAAGAGCTCACAAGTTTGAATATcatttaaaatggaatatttagcgccaaATACAAGGAGGGTTTGTgatgcatccacacttctaacccaaaAGACTCTCGTGTGAGGAGACGTGTTAAAGGATATAACATATGCTGAGGCCTTAGTCATctgcttaagtttttggttgagttggttcctttaACATATGGTTGAAGCCCGAAATATGCTATATCCTCTAATTAACACAAAGTACTAACTTGGCAAATCCCAAGGCTCAGTTGTATTCAAATCAGCTTCTCCAATGACAATGGTGTTGAAGTTGGTATCAAGAACTTTTTCAGATAAGTAATGGGTTATCAACTCTTCATCCGTAGGATGAAATCTGAATCCTGGTGGTAATTCCATCTGTTCTTCAACCATATTATTTGttgaataactttctatttCCATACCAAAATATAACTTGACATAAACGTACAGTAAAAATGAAgcaaataataatgattttgaTTTCAATTGGCTGAAAAAAGCCTAAGAATCAATGGGCAGaaagttaaaaatataaaaaaaataaaaaaaaatgaagcaaaAAGTGTATTTTATGTGAAAATAGGAAAGGTATTAAGGAAAAAAGAAGAATTATAGGAGAATAAAAGGCATATAAATACAGATTTTATGGGAGAAGAAAGAAACGTGAATTGTAACGCAACTCTTGTTTGGGTACATTGTTTCAAACTTACAGCTAGCTATATATATCCTATACTTTAACTTTTCTTTCTTAATTTGACTAGAATCATTTCATCTATTTTATGGttcttatattaatttaatttgtatattgTATGAAAATGAATGTGGATTTTGGTATACGGATACGCTAAAAGTCTTGCACAGTTATGTCTTTgtactttttaaatattgttaaatGTTGGTATTTTGATTTAATATCATATTTTTGTTCACATGTTCACTACTTTATTTTCAGAAATGTGAATCGGGTTTCGTCTTGGTTAAAgaataagtattattttttcaagtaaCGTCTCGGGATTGATTCTTATTTAGCCTACCTTTCTTTCAAACTACCCTATAACAAAATAAGAGTATATTTTGTGTAGCAGTTTAAATAGTTATTAGTAGTTTAATTGGacgaaaatataatttaagaaaaagtATAATTGTTTAGCAAATTAGTGATTTCACTAGTGTTTAGTGGTGCAGTTAGATATTTTCAAAATGTTATAACTTGTAGTGTTCatatcaaacttgatttgtttaagaatttttttcaatttttgaactcaaaaaactaaatttcaatAGTTACAGTAACTTCTACTTTTACCAAATAATAATGCTCCCtctgttttcttttgtttgtccaatttaactttttttcactttaagagaaagaaatttaatttgaaGTTTTTAAGTATACattgaagataaaataatatattcatgaggaatcttgttagatttgtcttgacgtaaattttttaatatataatttttaccaTTTTTATGATGCTAtttttgaaactcaaaatttactttaaaatacatacaaaaagtaaaataaacaaacaaaaaaaacaacaaaagtaTTAATTTACACTCCAAGGTTCTAACAATTATCCCAACAGCTACCTCATATTTTAGTCCACGAATAACTtccaattaaaatttgaaagtaaatcaacaaataaattaaaagtttgaTTTAGTTGTAATCGGTTAACCAAAGCCATCTACTATGTCAAATTTCAAACTTAGTAGAGTAATTGTAAAGTACATCATATTATTTTACGATATGGATTATGCGTGATTATGACAATATTCTTCTTTAAGAACGGCTTTGAGAGAGCGACTATTGGTCTACTACTACTAGCATTAACAATATGATATGATGAAGCACACTATAATACCGttgtttatattaaaataaaattagtctTAGAATTTAATTACTATAAATATTTGAATGTTAAAATTAAGttagtaaaaaatatattaggatcataaacattattGATATGTTAGATATAAAGTTAGTAATAGTAGTATATTAGTATAGAAATTTGTATAAGGTACGAGTTTATTAGtatgaaatattatattatttatgatttatttattgaaattcTTGGCCACTTTGTACAGTTCATTATTGATGACTGCGAACTGTGGTGCCAGGTTTTTGATCTTTTTGGCTCTGTTGGGGTTTTCTGGCAGTTCACCTTATTCCTTGTACTTCAGCATCTCTTCCATCCATGAGGGGAGACTCTGTCTGTTAATGGCGAAGACCGAAGTGGCATCTTCATGAATTGCACTCTGGGATTTCACCTCTACAAGAACTGATATTTTCATCTCGTGCTGCCTGGCACTTCCTAACTTAGAAAGCACATCAGCCTGTTCATTTTGTAACCTGGGGAGTCTTTCCACTTCAAAGCCTTCAAAGAGCACAATTAggcttttgatttttttcaggTATTTCTGCATTGAAGGCTCTCTGGCCTCGTATTCTCCTAGGATCTGATTAACTACTAACTGTGAATCCATTCTCAGTCTGACATGCTTGGCCTCTAAGGCTCTGTAGAGTTGCAGGACTGCAATTGCTGCTTCATACTCAGCTTCGTTGTTCGTAGCTCTAAACTGAAATTTAAGAGCGTACTCTATGGTCTTTCCTTCTAAAGAGATCAGAACAGCTCCAGCTCCAGCTCCAGTTCCCACTTTCCTTGAAGAACTGTCTGTGAGCAGCTGCCAAACTGGACCATCTTTTTTCAGTTCAGGGCTGTGGGTGCATTCTACAAAGATATTTGCAAAGGTGTGTCCCTTGATAGCAGTTTTTGCCTGATATTTTATCCCGTATCCATTCAACTCAATGGCCCATTTGGCTAGCCTCTTTGACCTCTCGATCTTGTCCAGGGATTTTTCTAATGGTAGATCAGTTAGCACGAACACTTGGTGGGCATCAAAGTAAGGATTGAGATTCCTTGTGGCCACTACAACAGTATAAGTTGTTTTCTCGATCAGGGAATATCGGGTTTCAGCATCTAGCAGGATCATGCTTACAAAGTATATAGGTTGTTTTATGTTTCCTTCTTCTCTGACTATTGCAGCACTTACAGTTGTTTGATTGGCTGCAGCATACATGTACAGTGTTTCTCCCATGACAGGCCTTGCCAGGGTCGGCAAGCTGTGCAAGTGGTTCTTCAAGTCTTGGAAGGCTTTCTTCTGTTCTTCTTTCCGGAAGAAATCTTTGATTCCCCTAAGCACTTTGATGAATGGCAAGGACTTCTCTGCTGATTAGGCTATGAACCTGGAGAGAGCCGCCATTCTTCCAGTGAGTATCATTACATACTTCTTAGACTTTGGTTCTGCCAAATCCAAAACAGCTTGTACCTTAGCTGGGTTCGCGTCTATGCTTCTCTGAGACACCATGAATCTTAGGAACTTCCCAGATCTAATTCCGAATACACATTTCTTAGGATTCAATCTCATGTTGTGCTTCCTCATGTTCTCAAAAGTTTCTCTAAGGTCAGGAATGAGGTCTTCTTCCTTCTTGCTCTTGACAAACGAATCATCCACCTATACCTCTAAATTTCTTCCCCTTTGAGTAGCAAAGATTTGGTCCATGAGGTGCTGATACGTTGCACCAGCATTTTTCAGGCCGAATGGCATCATCTTGTAGTTGTACACTCCTGCTGAGCAAATGAATGCAATTTTCTCCTTATCAGACGGGTCCATAAATATTTGGTGGTTCCCTGAGAAGGCACCCATACAACAGAGTAATGCATGCCCTGCTGTAGAATCTACCAGTCAATCGATTCTAGGCAAGGGGTAAAAGTCTTTGGGGCATGCCTTGTTGAGGTTGGTAAAGTCAATAGACATCCTCCATCCTCCTGTGGCCTTCGACACCAATACAACGTTGGCTAGCCATTCAGGGTATTGGTAGGGCTCGATGAACCCTGCTTCCAAAAGTTTCTAGACCTCTTCTTCGGCAGCTTTTTCCTTCTCAAGAGCGATGTTTCTCTTCTTCTATTTCACTGGCTTTGACCCCTTAATCACATTCAGCTTGTGAGTGATAGTAGTAGGGTCAATACCAGGCATATCTGCTGCAGACCATGCGAAAAGGTCGGTATTTTCTTTCATCAATAGAGCTAGCTCGGTTTTAACTGCAAGTGATAAGGTTTTCCCGATTTTGATGGTTTTATTTGTCCCTTCGATGAGGGGTATCTC harbors:
- the LOC130801890 gene encoding NAC domain-containing protein 92-like; translated protein: MEIESYSTNNMVEEQMELPPGFRFHPTDEELITHYLSEKVLDTNFNTIVIGEADLNTTEPWDLPKQAKMGEKEWYFFVVRDRKYPTGLRTNRATEAGYWKATGKDKEIYREKNLIGMKKTLVFYTGRAPKGEKTNWVMHEYRLEGKYSKYKDSKNDWVISRVFNKNSAAETLNTASQTVSLDELQPTFLPPLMDSSPYSNTSETTIAATATSSHVNCISSTCLLDDNKVRKPAKQEQESHVNGMVNNISSGVPTTPFSPLLFGCDCSQFTDSFLTQDQSMLKLLLEGKMINNSGFEGMVDESSGFLNQEIISHDSFWDY